The genomic DNA GAGGCAGCATCCCTGCTGAACGCCCTAGGATCCTCATGGGCATATGCATTCTTGTGCACCACACGATGGAGCCGGCTCCGGTACGCAGCCCTATGTACCGGAAGGTGGGACCGGCTTCGACACATTGTCAAGGCTACCAAGAGAATGGTTGGCAGCAACCAGTCAGGTAGGAGGTGGTCTGGCGAAATGGGGCAGTATAACATGTTACACTACTGCAGTCGCCGCGAGAGGGCCTATAAACCCCTTTTGGGCAGATTTGCCGCGATGTTGGGATTCGAGGAGTGGTGGAATAGGAAGCATTACTCTGCAACAGTTGACATTTCTGATAGCCTGAAGCAGGGGTTGTTTGAGTACATACACAGATTAACAGAGACGGGTTTGAATTCACAGGGTGTAATCAGAAAGAGCTGGGGTCAAGACGCACTTGAGAGGGAGGACCGGGACTTGTATGAGCGTATCAAGAATGAAAGAAACCTCGGCGTTGAGTTCCAAGAGGGAGTCATAATATGGCACATCGGCACAGACATCTTCCTAGCCAAAAGCAGAAGAGatgccggcgacgacgacacaGCTGATCTGGTGAAGGGTATAAGGATGCTGTCCAATTACATGATGTTCCTCCTCATTGACCACCCTAAAATGCTCCCTGGCCTTGCCCAGAACATGCTGTACCGGCGAACCTGCGAAAATCTATCAGACAGGTGCAAGAACCATGGCCATCCAAGAACTGGAAATGTTGGTGCAGTGCTCAAGGAAATATTCCGCCTGAATGATGGCCCTACTGTCACTGAACTGAGCCACATAAATGAGCTCGCAAACGCCGTGTACAAGGAGAGGCCGAAATACAGCCACGCTGTTCCTCGCCTCTGTTATGCTAATGAAGTTGCTAAAAAACTACTTGACAGAGAGAAGGACAAAGGCAGCAGGGCCGTGTTGAATTTGGTCCTTGATGTCTGGATGGATTTCCAAGTGTACGCAGCCAATCGATGCAGCAGGGAATCCCACGTCAGGATGCTCAGCAGCGGCGGTGAGTTGACGAGCGTTGTCTGGATTATGACAGACTTCCTCAACCAAGAAGCCTACGCTCGTCATAGGGATTGAGTACTGCAGGGAGACATGTATTTCCTATTAGAGTCAATTCATTCTCTACAGATATTATTTTGTATCAAGCTATTGAGTGTGATTACCGGTTGGTTGACTTGATGCAGTAATGCATTGAAATCCTAATTTTCTTGTGAGCTGTTGAATGCAGTTGTTATAAGAAGCTTCGAGTATGCACGCCTGTGTTTCTTTACCTTTTAACTTTAAACTTTATACCAAAACCTACCTATTCACTGCCACATGAGTTCCTTACCCAATCACTACCATAGTATCAAAAATAATGTATCGAGGGCCCACCCCGCATCCTGCCAAAGCAAATTAATATATTCGTGGGGGTGTTGGTGCAGACCGAGAGAGGTCTCGGTCtagttttttttatgaaaaagaGGAGGGTGTTAGATTCCCTACTGGTTATATATTAAAAGAGAAAATAAACCGAGTTTGTACAAGTAAAACTCAAGAAACAAAGGAgacaaagaaaaataaaaacaaaacacAGTCTATGCAAAAAAGGGTTCTCCATTCTTCAAGTTGTTGCTTGTgttccaccaaaaaaaaaaaggtgttgcttgtgtttgttctgtACTCCATGTTGAAGCAAGTCGAGTTCTTTCTTGAAATTTAAACGGCATCCTTCCAAAGTTGGCTGTTGTCCCCTCAAAGATGAGATCATTTCTTGTGGTACAAAATGTccagcggaggaggaggattatgctcatgaaaattggtgtTTGCAGCCTACCTATTAGAAATTCCAGGATCTCAAGAATTGATGCTTGATTGGGAATGTGTAGATGTAAAAGATTCCAGCAAGATTCCAGCAGCCTTGAGAAAGGGGACCATTTAAAGAAGAGATTTTCTGTAGTTCCTTCCACTGAATTATTGCATAAGACACAATCATTTCTCGTTGGCAAAATAGCCAATCTCATTCTCAAACTATTGCACGTGGGTCAACTTGATCCCAAAACTTTCACGAAGCCCAAATCAGTCCCTCAACTTATACTCTCCGGACCAACTCTATCCTTGAGCCGAGCTGGACAGCCACATCGGCTTACCACGCCGCCACGCCATCCCTCATCTTACAGGAAATATCCAATATGCTCTTCTTTCATTTGGTTTACCACAGCCGCCGGGCGAGCCCCACCGCGGCCGCCCACGCCTTCCCCCCGCCGGGTGAGCCCTCGCGGGGGCGCGGCAAGCTCTACCGAGCCATGCGCCAAACGGCCTCATCGCCAGCCACTGCTTGCCTCTGTCCCTCCGCCTCAAACTCCGCGAGCTCCTACCCCCTCAGCCTCCGCCAGCCTCTGGCTCCCTGACGCCGGTGGCCTCCATGTCCGTGGGACCCTGCGTCGGCAGCCTCCACGGGCCCTGTGCCGCCACCTTCGCGAGCCCCTGCGCCGGTGGTCTCCACAGAACCCTGCTCCgcggcctccacctcctcaCTGCCACGCGAGTCCTGCTGTGGCACCCTACTCTTATTAGGGTGTGTTCTTCGAGCAACCGTTGGAGCTGCCAACAGCAAGTGATTTTGGTATGAAATGTAGTACAGGAAGTAACCAATTTCAACACCAATCAAGCTCGCAAATTTCCAGCTTGGGGCAAAAAAATCAATGCCTAACCTTCGTATCTGCATGCATGTAGTCTGATTCCTCGACGCCATGTGTTCTTCCTTCCATTCTAGCACAAATCCATTCCTCCGACGGCCACCACGAGCCATCAGCGCTCTCGATTGGCACTACTGTGGAGGCGGAAGGGGAAACTGAGAGGAGAATAGAAAGGAGGCATCTGCACGAGAGCATCCAGAAAATGAGAAGCGCATGCTGTGGTGGACCCATAGAGCTAAAGGGCAATATTGACTTTTAACACACGTATGAATACCCTGACATACAGCTGGATGACATGGAACGCCGACGTGGCTGTCCAGCTCAGCTCGAGGATGAAGTTGATGCCGAAAACAGAAGTTGAAGGACTAATTTGGACTTTGCGAAAGTTGGAGGACCAAGTTGACCCGCAGACAAAAGTTAGAGGACGAGATTGGCTATTTTGCCTTTCTCGTTCTAGTTGCCTCCTACGCTAAATGGTTGTTAGCAAGGGCGATGCCAC from Panicum virgatum strain AP13 chromosome 7N, P.virgatum_v5, whole genome shotgun sequence includes the following:
- the LOC120680910 gene encoding uncharacterized protein LOC120680910, which codes for MELSLLYDILYTKAAVIHTWPGYFIRFAASASIAASSLLFHFSGRDDQKADVAVTYALLAGAFLMEAASLLNALGSSWAYAFLCTTRWSRLRYAALCTGRWDRLRHIVKATKRMVGSNQSGRRWSGEMGQYNMLHYCSRRERAYKPLLGRFAAMLGFEEWWNRKHYSATVDISDSLKQGLFEYIHRLTETGLNSQGVIRKSWGQDALEREDRDLYERIKNERNLGVEFQEGVIIWHIGTDIFLAKSRRDAGDDDTADLVKGIRMLSNYMMFLLIDHPKMLPGLAQNMLYRRTCENLSDRCKNHGHPRTGNVGAVLKEIFRLNDGPTVTELSHINELANAVYKERPKYSHAVPRLCYANEVAKKLLDREKDKGSRAVLNLVLDVWMDFQVYAANRCSRESHVRMLSSGGELTSVVWIMTDFLNQEAYARHRD